One Corythoichthys intestinalis isolate RoL2023-P3 chromosome 9, ASM3026506v1, whole genome shotgun sequence DNA window includes the following coding sequences:
- the LOC130922357 gene encoding keratin, type II cytoskeletal 8-like translates to MYSRKSFSIAGSSGSSRRSLAGPTSGSFTIKRASYNVGSGAGGFGGSAVGFGAGGLGFGSSFSSGSMVSGGSYGGGMIAPIQAVTINQSLLTPLSLDIDPNIQAVRTQEKEQIKTLNNRFASFIDKVRFLEQQNKMLETKWSLLQEQTTTRSNIDAMFEAYIANLRRQLDGLGNEKVKLEGELKNMQLQVEDFKRKYEDEINKRTAAENEFVVLKKDVDSAYMNKVELEAKCDALQDEINFLRAVYEAELRELQSQIKDTSVIVEMDNSRNLDMDAIVAEVKAQYEDIANRSKAEAENWYKQKYEEMQNSAGQYGDDLRSTKAEIAELNRMIARLQNEIEAVKAQRASLEAQIAEAEERGELAVKDAKLRIKDLEEALQRAKQDMARQVREYQELMNVKMALDIEIATYRKLLEGEEYRLASGPASATIHVQQSSSGYSSGGGSSSAGFGFGGASMSSGYGGSMSGGYGSTVTKSTVSTTSSRRLL, encoded by the exons ATGTACTCCAGAAAATCCTTTTCAATTGCTGGCTCAAGCGGCAGCTCTCGGAGATCCCTAGCGGGACCCACATCTGGTAGCTTCACCATCAAGAGAGCCAGTTACAATGTCGGTTCCGGTGCTGGTGGCTTTGGAGGTAGTGCTGTTGGTTTTGGTGCTGGCGGCTTAGGTTTTGGCAGTTCCTTTAGCTCTGGCTCAATGGTCAGCGGCGGTAGTTATGGGGGTGGAATGATTGCCCCGATCCAAGCGGTCACTATCAACCAGAGTCTGCTGACCCCCCTGAGTCTGGATATCGACCCTAACATCCAGGCTGTCCGCACACAGGAAAAGGAGCAGATCAAGACCCTCAACAACCGATTTGCTTCCTTCATTGACAAG GTCCGATTCCTGGAGCAGCAGAACAAGATGTTGGAGACCAAATGGAGCCTCCTGCAGGAACAGACCACCACCCGCTCCAACATTGACGCCATGTTTGAAGCGTATATCGCCAACCTGCGCAGGCAACTCGATGGGCTGGGTAACGAGAAAGTCAAGCTGGAGGGAGAACTGAAGAACATGCAGCTCCAGGTGGAGGACTTCAAGAGAAA GTATGAAGATGAAATCAACAAACGGACAGCTGCAGAGAATGAGTTTGTGGTCTTGAAGAAG GATGTTGACAGTGCCTACATGAACAAGGTGGAGCTGGAGGCCAAATGCGATGCTCTTCAGGATGAAATCAACTTCCTCAGAGCTGTCTATGAGGCT GAACTTCGGGAGCTGCAGTCCCAGATCAAGGACACCTCTGTCATTGTGGAGATGGACAACAGCCGTAACCTTGATATGGACGCAATTGTGGCTGAAGTCAAGGCTCAGTATGAGGACATCGCCAACCGCAGCAAGGCTGAGGCGGAAAACTGGTACAAACAGAAG TATGAGGAGATGCAGAACTCTGCTGGACAGTACGGCGATGACCTTCGCTCAACCAAGGCTGAAATTGCCGAGCTGAACCGCATGATCGCCCGTCTCCAGAATGAAATTGAGGCAGTGAAGGCACAG AGGGCTTCCCTTGAGGCCCAGATCGCAGAAGCTGAAGAGCGCGGTGAGTTGGCAGTGAAGGACGCCAAGCTCCGCATCAAGGATCTGGAGGAAGCCCTTCAGAGAGCCAAGCAAGACATGGCCCGCCAGGTGCGCGAATACCAGGAGCTGATGAACGTCAAGATGGCCCTGGACATTGAAATCGCTACCTACAGGAAGCTGCTGGAAGGAGAGGAGTACAG ACTGGCCTCTGGACCCGCCAGTGCAACCATCCACGTGCAGCAGTCCTCAAGCG GATACTCCAGCGGAGGCGGCTCAAGCTCTGCTGGATTCGGCTTTGGTGGTGCCAGCATGTCTAGTGGCTATGGCGGTAGTATGTCTGGTGGTTATGGTAGTACCGTCACCAAGTCCACAGTTTCCACAACCAGTTCCAGGAGATTGCTTTAA
- the LOC130921646 gene encoding keratin, type II cytoskeletal 8-like: MISRKSYSVAGSSSGSRRSLAGPQTGFRSSYTLSSSAGGAYGAGGFGAGGVGAGGFGAGGFGAGGFGSMSSSSMVGGGFGAGGGFVAPPITAVTVNKSLLTPLSLEIDPTIQAVRTQEKDQIKTLNNRFASFIDKVRFLEQQNKMLETKWSLLQEQTTTRSNIDAMFEAYIANLRRQLDGLGNEKVKLEGELKNMQLQVEDFKTKYENEINKRTGAENEFVLLKKDVDNAYMNKVELEAKADALQDEINFLRAVYEAELRELQSQIKDTSVIVEMDNSRNLDMDAIVAEVKAQYEDIANRSKAEAENWYKQKYEEMQNSAGQYGDDLRSTKAEIAELNRMIARLQNEIEAVKAQRASLEAQIAEAEERGELAVKDAKLRIKDLEEALQRAKQDMARQVREYQELMNVKMALDIEIATYRKLLEGEEYRLASGPSSATIHVQQSSGGGFSSSSAAGGFGFGGSSMAGGYGGSSMAGGYGGSVTKSSVSTTSSRRYL, encoded by the exons ATGATTTCCAGGAAGTCCTATTCAGTGGCAGGCTCCAGCAGTGGGTCCAGACGGTCTTTGGCAGGACCCCAAACCGGCTTCAGATCCAGCTACACTCTCAGTTCTTCTGCTGGTGGTGCTTATGGCGCTGGTGGTTTTGGTGCTGGTGGTGTTGGTGCCGGTGGTTTTGGTGCCGGTGGTTTTGGCGCCGGTGGTTTTGGCTCTATGAGTTCTAGCTCAATGGTTGGTGGTGGTTTTGGAGCTGGAGGAGGCTTTGTGGCACCACCAATTACTGCAGTCACAGTCAACAAGAGTCTGCTGACCCCCCTGAGTCTGGAAATTGACCCAACCATCCAGGCTGTGCGCACCCAGGAGAAGGATCAGATCAAGACACTCAACAACCGCTTTGCTTCCTTTATTGACAAG gTCCGTTTCCTGGAGCAGCAGAACAAAATGCTGGAGACCAAGTGGAGCCTCCTGCAGGAACAGACCACCACCCGCTCAAACATCGATGCCATGTTCGAAGCCTACATTGCCAACCTGCGCAGACAACTCGATGGGCTGGGTAACGAGAAAGTCAAGCTGGAGGGAGAACTGAAGAACATGCAGCTCCAGGTGGAGGACTTCAAGACAAA GTATGAGAATGAAATCAACAAGCGCACAGGTGCAGAGAATGAGTTTGTCCTCttgaaaaag GATGTTGACAATGCCTACATGAACAAGGTGGAGCTGGAGGCCAAAGCCGATGCTCTTCAGGATGAAATCAACTTCCTCAGAGCTGTCTATGAGGCT GAACTTCGGGAGCTGCAGTCCCAGATCAAGGACACCTCTGTCATTGTGGAGATGGACAACAGCCGTAACCTTGATATGGACGCAATTGTGGCTGAAGTGAAGGCTCAGTATGAAGATATCGCCAACCGCAGCAAGGCTGAGGCGGAAAACTGGTACAAACAGAAG TATGAGGAGATGCAGAACTCTGCTGGACAGTACGGTGATGACCTTCGCTCAACCAAGGCTGAAATTGCAGAGCTGAACCGCATGATCGCCCGTCTCCAGAATGAAATTGAGGCAGTAAAGGCACAG AGGGCTTCCCTAGAGGCCCAGATCGCAGAAGCTGAAGAGCGCGGTGAGTTGGCAGTGAAGGATGCCAAGCTCCGCATCAAGGATCTGGAGGAAGCCCTTCAGAGAGCCAAGCAAGACATGGCCCGCCAAGTGCGTGAATACCAGGAGCTGATGAACGTCAAGATGGCCCTGGACATTGAAATCGCCACCTACAGGAAGCTGCTGGAAGGAGAAGAGTACAG ACTGGCCTCAGGACCCTCCAGTGCAACTATCCATGTGCAACAGTCTTCCGGTGGTG GATTCTCCAGCTCCAGCGCCGCTGGTGGATTTGGTTTCGGTGGAAGCAGCATGGCGGGGGGTTATGGTGGCAGCAGCATGGCCGGTGGTTATGGTGGTTCTGTCACAAAGTCCAGTGTGTCTACAACCAGCTCCAGAAGATACCTTTAA